The genomic interval CGGAAGGGGACCGAGGGGTACCCGTGAGACTCCGGGCGCGGCCGCCTCGGGCGCACAGCGGCGGTCCCGCTCGCGGGTCCCGTCCCCGAGATGGGGAGTTACTTCCTTGCTCGGCCAGTAGGGGCGCGCATGTGGTCATCGCTGCTCGCTCCGCTCCCCGAGGCCAGCCTCCTCCAGTACACCGTGCCCCTCCTCGGCACGGAACTGGCTCAGACGACGGTCACGGCCATCGGCGCCGGACTGATCGTGTTGCTGCTGCTCGGGTCGGGCTTCTTCTCGTCGTCGGAGATCGCGATGTTCTCGCTGCCGGCCCACCAGATCGACGCGATGGTCGAACAGGGGCTGCGCGGCGCCCGGGCCGTCAAGTCGCTCAAGGAGGACCCCCACCGCCTGCTCGTGACCATCCTCGTCGGGAACAACATGGTCAACATCACCATGTCCTCCATCTCGACGACCATCGTCGGCTTCTACTTCGACGCGGGGACGGCGGTCGTCGTCTCGTCGCTCGGCATCACGTCGATGGTGCTCATCTTCGGCGAGAGCGCGCCCAAGTCCTACGCCGTCGAGAACACCGAGGTCCACGCCCGGCGCGTCGCCCGCGGGCTGAAGGTCGTCGAGAAGGTGCTGTGGCCGCTCATCACCGTCTTCTACTACCTGACGGGGCTGGTGAACCGCGTCACCGGCGGCAGTCCGTCCATCGAGTCCACGTACGTCACCCGCGACGAGATACGCAACATCATCAAGACGGGCGAGCGGGAGGGCGTCCTCGACGAGGAGGAGCGCCGGATGCTCCAGCGGGCGCTCCGCTTCACCGACGCGTCCGCGAAGGAGGTGATGACGCCGCGGCTCGACATGGCGGCCGTCTCCGCGGACGCGACCGTCCAGGAGGCGGTCGAGCAGTGTATGCAGACGGGCCACGCCCGCCTGCCGGCCTACGGGGAGTCGCTCGACGACATCGTCGGCATCTTCGACATCCGGAACCTCGGCGACGTGGACTACGACGGCACGACCGACCTCACGGTCCGGGACGTCGCCACGCAGGCGCTCCACGTCCCGGAGTCGAAGAGCGTCGACGACCTCCTCACGGAGATGCGCGAGAGCCGGCTCCACATGGTCGTCGTCATCGACGAGTTCGGCGCCACGGAGGGGCTCATCACGATGGAGGACGTCCTCGAGGAGATCGTCGGCGAGATACTGGTCGGCGACGAGGACCACCCGATAGAGCGGGTCGGCGACGCGGAGGTGTTGGCCCGCGGCGAGGTGAACATCGAGGAGGTCAACGAGGTGCTCGGCATCGACCTGCCCGAGGGCGAGGAGTTCGAGACCATCGCCGGCTTCATCTTCAACCGCGCCGGCCGCCTCGTCGAGCAGGGCGAGGCCTTCGAGTACGAGAACGTCACGCTCCGGGCCGAACAGGTCGCGGACGCGCGCATCCAGAAGGTCCGGGTGACGGTCGACCGGTCGGCCGACCCCGACACGGACCCGGGTTCGTCGCCCGGGAGCGACCGGCCCGAGTGACCGCCGGTCGCGGCCCGCGGCGGTGACAAGGCATTAGCCCACGGAGCGGGAATCCCGAGTATTCCATATGTACGAGACCATCCTCCTCCCGTACGACGGCAGCGAGGGCGCCGCCGAGGTGCTCCACCACGCCGCGGAGATCGCGAACTGGGCCGACGCGACGGTTCGGGTCCTCTACGTCGCGGACACGAACCGGGACAGCGTCACGGTCGTCGAGGGACGCACGGTCGACGTCCTCGAAGAAGAGGGTCGGGAGATCGTGGACGAGGCCGCGGAGACGCTCGACACGCTCGGCGTCGCCCACCGAACCGATATCGTGCAGGGCAGCCCCGCGCCGACCATCGCCGAGTACGCCGAGGAGTACGACCACGACCTCGTCGTGATGCCGACCCACGGCCGCGAGGGGGTCTCGCGGTACCTCGCCGGCAGCGTCGCCGAGAAGGTGGTCCGGCTCTGTTCCGTCCCCGTCCTCTCCGTCCGGATGCAGCCGGACGAGACGCTGGAGTTCCCCTACGAGCGCGTGCTCGTCCCCACGGACGGGAGCGATGCGGCGACCCACGCGGCCGAGCACGTCCTCGAACTCGCGGGTGCGCTCGACGCGACCGTCCACGTCCTCTCGGTCGTGGACGACTCCACGCTCGGGCCGGACGTCCGGTCGGCGGTCGCGGGCGAGGAGAGCGAGGGGGCCGCGAACGACGCCGTCGAGGCCGTCGTTTCGGCGGCCGAGGCCCACGGCGTCGCGGACGTCGTCACGCACGTCGAACACGGGCGCCCCGCGGCGGCCATCCGCGACTGTATCGAGGCGAACGACGTCCACGCGGTCGGGATGGGGACGACGGGCCGGCGCGGAACGGACCGGATTCTCCTCGGGAGCGTCGCCGAGAAGACCGTCCGGTCGGCGCCGGTGCCCGTCATGACGGTCGCGAAGCCGGACTGACTGCGGTCGCCGAGGCCACGGCAGGTGCCGACGGCTCCACGGCTCCATCCGTCCGCCCGTCGGCCGACGGAGCTCCGGGTAAGTGATTTGTTCCTCCGGTCGCCTACTGCCCGAGGAGTCGAGACCATGCCCTCGGAACACGGTCCGGTCGACCCGTCGTCGGTTCCGGCGTTGGCCGACGAGCTGAACAGCGAGGACCCATCGACCCGGCGGACGGCCCTCGACCGGTTGGCCGCCCTCGCCGACTCGGACCCGGAGTACGTCCTGTGGGTCGAGGAACCGATACTCGACCGCCTCGACGACCCGGAGCCCGAGATACAGGCACGGGCCGCCGAACTGCTCGGGGAGTTGGGCGTCGATGACGCCGAAGGGCGACTCCGCGACCTGCGGTTGCACACGGACACGCGGGTCAGCGACGCCGCCGCCGACGCGCTGCGGGCCTTGGAGAACGCGCCGACGCTCTCGCCGGAACGGCCCCCCGAGCGACCGACGAACCCGACGGCGGACGCCGGTTCGACGGCGGACGCCGGTTCGACGGAGGCGACGGGCACGACCGGGGAACGTACCCGAAACAGCCGGGCGGAGACCGTTTCGGCGGACACGAATTCACCCGACGACTCACCGACCGATGTGACGAGCGGCGACGCGACCGGGTCGCCCGCGCCCGCCGGCACGGACGGGGCGCGGAAGGAGGAGCAACGACACGAGCGTGAGTCGGCCGCGACTCGGGACGACGCCGGGAGCCGTCTCCGTTCCGCCGCGGTGTCCGCGCTGTACGGCGTCCTCGGGATGGTCTTCGCCGTCCTGCCGGTCTTCATCACCACGGACATCCCGTCGTTCGCATCGACGTCCCGTATCGCCGGCACCGTCGCGATGGGGGGCGGTTTCGTCCTGTTGGGGGCTGCCGCGGGCCGCGTGGCCGGCGTCCGCAACAGCACCACGCGCGGTATCGCGGTCGGCGGGACGCTCGTCTTCCTCACCGCGTTCGTGTTGGTCTTCCTGACCGTCTGAGGAACGGGGACGGGCCGACGGCCGCGCCCTCCCCGTCGCCGTCGGGTCAAGAGTCTTCACGCCCCCGTCTGTGTGACCGGGTATGGTACTCGTGCAGGCGCTGTCGTACACGGCCCTCGCCGTCGTCGCCGCCCTCGTCGGCGGCCTCATCGCCGTCTATCGCCCGCCGGGCGACCAGATGGAGAGCAACGTCCAGCACTTCGCCGCCGGGGTGGTCTTCGCGGCCGTCGCCGCCGAACTGCTCCCGGAGGTCCACGGCCGGAGCCCGCAAATCGTCGTCCTCGGCTTCGCCGTCGGCGTCGCGACGATGCTCGGCATCCACCGGCTGAGCAAGACCATCGAGAAGCGCGACGTCGGCGGCCAGTTCGCCGGCGCGGCGGGCCTGCTCATCACCGTCGGCATCGACATGCTCATCGACGGGGTCCTCATCGGCGTCACCTTCCTCGACAACCCCGACACCGGCGTCATCATCGCGGTGGCGCTGGCCATCGAGGTGCTCTTCCTCGGGGTCGCCGGGGTGGTCGTCCTCCCCGACGAGATGGGGACGCTGCGGAAACTCGCCGTCCCGGCGGGGTTCGGCCTCCTGCTCGCGACGGGCGTCACCGGCGGGGTGCTCACCCTCGACGGCGTGACCGGCGCCCCCATCGCGCTCATCCTCGCGTTCGGCTCCGCGGCCCTCCTGTATCTCGTCACCGAGGAACTGCTCGTGAAGGCGTCGAAGGTCCCCGAGACGCCCGTCTCCACGACGCTGTTCTTCGTCGGCTTCCTCACGATATTCCTCCTCGACATGCTGCACTGAGCGCGGCGTGTGGCGCGGTCGTCCCCGTTCGCTTCGTCGTACGTCAGGGAGACGGGCACTCGTGCTCGCCCTCGCGGACGTCCACGCCGAAGCCGTCATGACCTCCCGACGCCCACGTCGGGTATGACCGAGGACCTCGACGTTCCCCGTCTCGTCGACGACAACGGGCTCGTGCTGCTGTTCGCCAACCGGACCCGCTCGCGGATACTCGCAACGCTCTTCTACGCGGGCGAGGCCCTGACGGTCGCCGAAATCGCGGCCGGTGCGGGCATCTCACAGAGCGCCGCCTACGAGGCGCTCGACCCACTGGAGCGGTTCGACGTCTTCGAGGTGGGCGAACGCGGCGACGAGACGACCTACCGATTACTGGAGGACGACGAACTCGTCGAGGCCGTCCGGACGGTCGCCCGCCTCGCGACCGAGCGCATCCACCCGGAGTAGCCGCTCACTCGATACGCACGGTCGTCGCGGCCGTGACCGCCTCCCGGAAGGGGTCGGCGACGTTGATACCCGCCGAGAGGGTGTACTCGCCGGGCGCCGGTTCCTCCCACTCCGTCGGCGTGACGCGGAACAGGCCGCTCCACGTCCGGTGGAAGCGCTTTCGCTCGCCGCGGGCGAAGGTCAGCCGTCCGGCATCGCCGCCGGGGTCCTCGGCGGTCGTATCGGCCTCGCGGTGGCCGTCCACCGCCCACGACCACAGCAGCGGCGACCGGGTCCGCAGCGAGACCGGGAACGGCAGCGTGTTCCGGAACTCGACGAAGAAGGGCACCTGCTCGCCGCGGGCGAAGGTGTCCGCGGGGGTGGAGACGGTCGCACGGACGGCCCGACACCGCAGTCGGTGCGGGACGACGAGGCGGCTCACCCGCTCGGCGGGCAGCGACCGCATCGCGGTCGGCCTCACGCGCGGCTCCCGCTCGTTCGGCGCGAACGGGTCGTCGTCGTCGCGGTCGAGCGCGTTCGACTCGTAGATGCGGCGCACGGTAGTGAGGAGTACGGCGGAGACGGCTAAACGCCGTCGGTGGGTCAGTCCTCCGCGCCGCGCTGTCTGACCGTCGGCGGCGCGGCCGGCGCGTCGAGGTGCGCCTCGTCGAAGAGGTGACAGGCGGCCGTCCCGCGCTCTATCGGCCGGAGCTCGGGGTTCGTCGTCGTACACGGCGAGGCGAACCGCTCGGCGATGCCGGTTTCGACCGGGTCGGGCGCCGACTCGATGACCGACCGGAGCGCCGTCGACAACACCTCCTCGGCCTCCGGGTCCGAGAGCCGGTCGGGAATCCCGTACTCGCCGCGGATCGTGCTCGCGACGTTCTCGACGCTCGTGTCGTCCAGCCCGGCCTCGACGGCCTCGATGTCCAGGTCGTCGGCGGCGATGCGCGTCGTCAGGCTCAACACCGCCCGCCACTCCTCCTGCGGGAACGAGAACTCCTCGGGCGGTATCACCCGGGGACACCGGGTGTGGAACTTACAGCCCGACGGCGGGTCGATGGGCGAGGGGACGCTCCCCTCGAGGATTATCCGCTCGGCCTCCCAGCCGGGGTCCGGCTCGGGAATCGCCGACAGCAGCGCCTCCGTGTACGGATGCTGTGGCGGCGAGAACAGCTCCTCGGGCGTGCCCATCTCGGCTATCTGTCCGAGATACATGACCGCGATCTTGTCGGCGATGTGCTCGACGACGGAGAGGTCGTGGGCGATGAACAGATACGAGATGCCGAACTCCTCCTGGAGGTCCTTCAGCAGATTGAGTATCTGCGCCTGGACGGACACGTCGAGCGCGCTCACCGGCTCGTCACAGACGATGAAATCCGGGTCGACCGCCAGCGCGCGGGCGATGCCGACGCGCTGGAGCTGGCCGCCGGAGAACTCGTTGGGGTAGCGGTTCGCGTGGCTCGCGTTCAGCCCGACGCGTTCGAGCAACTCCTTGATGCGCTCGTCGCGAGTGTCCGCCCCCGCCATCCCGTGGATGTCGAGCGCCTCGCCGATGATGTCGTTGACCGTCAGCCGGGGATTGAGGCTGGACTGCGGGTTCTGGAAGATGATCTGTATCTCCTTGCGCAGGTCCCGCAGCTCCTCGCCGTCGAGGTTCGTGATGTCGCGGCCGCGGTAGTACACCGACCCCTCGGTGGCCTCCTCCAGGCGCAACAGCGTGCGGCCGGTGGTCGACTTCCCGCAGCCGGACTCGCCGACGAGTCCCAGCGTCTCGCCCTCGCCGATCTCGAACGAGATGCCGTCGACGGCCTTGACCTTCCGTTCCTCGCCGAGCAGCCGGCTGAAGAAGCCGCTCTCGGCGTCGTAGTACTTCTTGAGGTTCTCCACCCGGACGAGCGGCTCGTCGCTACTCACCGCCGTCACCCCGGACCGGCGAGTCCATGCCCTCGACCGTGACGGTGTAGTCCAGGTTCCCGACGAGTTCGCCGGTGTGTGCCAGACACGCGGCGCTGTGTTGTCGGTGGTCGCTCGCGTCGGCCGGCTCCGCGGTCTCGACGTCGACGAGCGGCGGCTCCGTCCGGGTACAGGCCTCCTCCGCGTACGGGCACCGGGGGTGGAACGTACAGCCGGAGGGCATCTCCACGAGGTCCGGCATCCGGCCGGGGATGGTGTCGAGCCGGTCGCGCTCGTCGCCGATGCGCGGTATCGAACTCATCAGCCCCACGGTGTACGGGTGTTGCGGGTCGTAGTAGATGTCCTCGACGGGCGCGGACTCGACCGAACGGCCGGCGTACATCACCATCACGCGGTCGCAGAACTCCGCGACGACGCCGAGGTCGTGCGTGATGAACTGGATGGCCGTGTCGAACTCCTCGGCCACCTCCTCCAGCAGTTCCAGTATCTGTGCCTCGATGGTCACGTCGAGCGCCGTCGTCGGCTCGTCGGCGATGATGAGGTCGGGGTCACACGACAGCGCCATCGCGATGACCGCGCGCTGTTGCATCCCGCCCGAGAACTGGTGGGGGTACTCCTCGTAGCGCTTCGCCGGGTCGGGAATCCCGACCGACTCCAGCAGTTCGATGGTCCGCTCGCGGGCCGCGGCGTTGCCCACCTCCTTGTGGAGGCGGATCGCCTCGGCGATCTGCTCGCCGACGGTGTAGGCGGGGTTCAGCGCCGTCCCGGCGTCCTGGAATATCATCGATATCTCGTCGCCGCGGATGGCCCGCATCTCCTCGCGCGAGAGGTCGAGCAGGTCCCGCCCCTTGAAGCGTATCGAGCCGCTCTCGATGACGCCCGGCTCGTCGATGAGCCGCATCACGGCGAGACTGGTGACGCTCTTTCCGGCGCCGCTCTCGCCGACGACGCCGAAGCGCTCGCCGGCCTCTATCTGGTACGAGAGGTCGTCGGTCGCCTTGACGACCCCCTCCTCGGTGTAGAACCTGACGTTCAGGTCCTCGACTTCGA from Halosegnis marinus carries:
- a CDS encoding HEAT repeat domain-containing protein, translating into MPSEHGPVDPSSVPALADELNSEDPSTRRTALDRLAALADSDPEYVLWVEEPILDRLDDPEPEIQARAAELLGELGVDDAEGRLRDLRLHTDTRVSDAAADALRALENAPTLSPERPPERPTNPTADAGSTADAGSTEATGTTGERTRNSRAETVSADTNSPDDSPTDVTSGDATGSPAPAGTDGARKEEQRHERESAATRDDAGSRLRSAAVSALYGVLGMVFAVLPVFITTDIPSFASTSRIAGTVAMGGGFVLLGAAAGRVAGVRNSTTRGIAVGGTLVFLTAFVLVFLTV
- a CDS encoding ZIP family metal transporter — its product is MVLVQALSYTALAVVAALVGGLIAVYRPPGDQMESNVQHFAAGVVFAAVAAELLPEVHGRSPQIVVLGFAVGVATMLGIHRLSKTIEKRDVGGQFAGAAGLLITVGIDMLIDGVLIGVTFLDNPDTGVIIAVALAIEVLFLGVAGVVVLPDEMGTLRKLAVPAGFGLLLATGVTGGVLTLDGVTGAPIALILAFGSAALLYLVTEELLVKASKVPETPVSTTLFFVGFLTIFLLDMLH
- a CDS encoding universal stress protein, producing the protein MYETILLPYDGSEGAAEVLHHAAEIANWADATVRVLYVADTNRDSVTVVEGRTVDVLEEEGREIVDEAAETLDTLGVAHRTDIVQGSPAPTIAEYAEEYDHDLVVMPTHGREGVSRYLAGSVAEKVVRLCSVPVLSVRMQPDETLEFPYERVLVPTDGSDAATHAAEHVLELAGALDATVHVLSVVDDSTLGPDVRSAVAGEESEGAANDAVEAVVSAAEAHGVADVVTHVEHGRPAAAIRDCIEANDVHAVGMGTTGRRGTDRILLGSVAEKTVRSAPVPVMTVAKPD
- a CDS encoding ABC transporter ATP-binding protein, with amino-acid sequence MTAVSSDEPLVRVENLKKYYDAESGFFSRLLGEERKVKAVDGISFEIGEGETLGLVGESGCGKSTTGRTLLRLEEATEGSVYYRGRDITNLDGEELRDLRKEIQIIFQNPQSSLNPRLTVNDIIGEALDIHGMAGADTRDERIKELLERVGLNASHANRYPNEFSGGQLQRVGIARALAVDPDFIVCDEPVSALDVSVQAQILNLLKDLQEEFGISYLFIAHDLSVVEHIADKIAVMYLGQIAEMGTPEELFSPPQHPYTEALLSAIPEPDPGWEAERIILEGSVPSPIDPPSGCKFHTRCPRVIPPEEFSFPQEEWRAVLSLTTRIAADDLDIEAVEAGLDDTSVENVASTIRGEYGIPDRLSDPEAEEVLSTALRSVIESAPDPVETGIAERFASPCTTTNPELRPIERGTAACHLFDEAHLDAPAAPPTVRQRGAED
- a CDS encoding ABC transporter ATP-binding protein, with product MAMLEVEDLNVRFYTEEGVVKATDDLSYQIEAGERFGVVGESGAGKSVTSLAVMRLIDEPGVIESGSIRFKGRDLLDLSREEMRAIRGDEISMIFQDAGTALNPAYTVGEQIAEAIRLHKEVGNAAARERTIELLESVGIPDPAKRYEEYPHQFSGGMQQRAVIAMALSCDPDLIIADEPTTALDVTIEAQILELLEEVAEEFDTAIQFITHDLGVVAEFCDRVMVMYAGRSVESAPVEDIYYDPQHPYTVGLMSSIPRIGDERDRLDTIPGRMPDLVEMPSGCTFHPRCPYAEEACTRTEPPLVDVETAEPADASDHRQHSAACLAHTGELVGNLDYTVTVEGMDSPVRGDGGE
- a CDS encoding winged helix-turn-helix domain-containing protein, with the translated sequence MTEDLDVPRLVDDNGLVLLFANRTRSRILATLFYAGEALTVAEIAAGAGISQSAAYEALDPLERFDVFEVGERGDETTYRLLEDDELVEAVRTVARLATERIHPE
- a CDS encoding hemolysin family protein gives rise to the protein MWSSLLAPLPEASLLQYTVPLLGTELAQTTVTAIGAGLIVLLLLGSGFFSSSEIAMFSLPAHQIDAMVEQGLRGARAVKSLKEDPHRLLVTILVGNNMVNITMSSISTTIVGFYFDAGTAVVVSSLGITSMVLIFGESAPKSYAVENTEVHARRVARGLKVVEKVLWPLITVFYYLTGLVNRVTGGSPSIESTYVTRDEIRNIIKTGEREGVLDEEERRMLQRALRFTDASAKEVMTPRLDMAAVSADATVQEAVEQCMQTGHARLPAYGESLDDIVGIFDIRNLGDVDYDGTTDLTVRDVATQALHVPESKSVDDLLTEMRESRLHMVVVIDEFGATEGLITMEDVLEEIVGEILVGDEDHPIERVGDAEVLARGEVNIEEVNEVLGIDLPEGEEFETIAGFIFNRAGRLVEQGEAFEYENVTLRAEQVADARIQKVRVTVDRSADPDTDPGSSPGSDRPE